A single region of the Melopsittacus undulatus isolate bMelUnd1 chromosome 10, bMelUnd1.mat.Z, whole genome shotgun sequence genome encodes:
- the STC2 gene encoding stanniocalcin-2 translates to MCAELRGKLLALALLLAIARAAAGTEATHPPEGPQDRTPQQKGRLSLQNTAEIQHCLVNAGDVGCGVFECFENNSCEIRGLHEICMTFLHNAGKFDAQGKSFIKDALKCKAHALRHKFSCISRKCPAIKEMVFQLQRECYLKHDLCSAAKENVQVIVEMIHFKDLLQHEPYVDLVNILLTCGDEVKKAITRSVQVQCEQNWGSLCSILSFCTSSVHGDTILGPEKKAGEASKAGAGRGDMLAHSDSDHRETSRASKAERGTKGHLNAHARVKAGGHGPKGVHGIMDRADELSDFSDIRR, encoded by the exons ATGTGCGCGGAGCTCCGCGGCAAGCTGCtggccctggccctgctgctcgCCATCGCCCGGGCGGCGGCGGGCACTGAGGCTACGCACCCGCCGGAGGGGCCGCAGGACAGGACCCCACAGCAGAAGGGGCGCCTGTCTCTGCAAAACACAG CTGAAATCCAGCACTGTCTGGTTAATGCTGGCGATGTGGGATGTGGAGTGTTtgaatgctttgaaaacaaTTCTTGCGAGATCCGAGGCTTACATGAGATCTGCATGACATTCCTGCACAACGCTGGAAAATTTGATGCCCAG gGAAAATCCTTCATTAAAGACGCTCTGAAGTGTAAGGCTCATGCCTTGAGGCATAAATTCAGCTGCATCAGCCGTAAGTGCCCTGCCATTAAAGAGATGGTGTTCCAGTTACAGCGGGAGTGCTACCTGAAGCATGACCTCTGCTCCGCTGCCAAGGAGAACGTCCAGGTCATTGTGGAGATGATTCACTTCAAAGACCTGCTGCAGCATGA GCCATATGTTGATCTAGTGAACATCCTGCTCACCTGTGGTGATGAAGTGAAAAAGGCAATAACAAGAAGCGTCCAGGTCCAGTGCGAACAGAACTGGGGAAGTCTCTGCTCCATCCTGAGTTTCTGCACCTCTTCTGTGCACGGTGACACCATCCTGGGTCCAGAGAAGAAGGCAGGTGAAGCCAGCAAAGCTGGTGCTGGCCGTGGGGACATGCTGGCGCACTCCGACTCCGACCACAGAGAGACCTCACGAGCATCCAAGGCAGAGAGAGGTACTAAGGGCCATTTGAATGCCCATGCCCGGGTGAAAGCTGGGGGCCATGGTCCCAAAGGGGTACATGGGATCATGGACCGGGCAGACGAACTGTCCGACTTTTCTGACATCCGGAGGTGA